One genomic region from Peromyscus eremicus unplaced genomic scaffold, PerEre_H2_v1 PerEre#2#unplaced_603, whole genome shotgun sequence encodes:
- the LOC131901892 gene encoding alcohol sulfotransferase-like isoform X2, which yields MLEFSQHQDRGFGMSAYFWFEGIPFAAIAHKREIIEGSRDKFVIRDEDTVIVSYPKSGTNWLTETVCLIQTKGNPKWIQSVPFWERSPWIEFQDGYLTLINKEGPRLMTSHLPFHLFPKSFFRSKAKVIYIIRNPRDALVSAYFFFRNTKLIDNPESLGTYFEWFLKGNGVAGDWKNHFTVAQAETFDKVFQEKMAGFPPGLFPWK from the exons ATGCTGGAATTCTCACAGCATCAAGACAGAGGTTTTGGGATGTCAGCCTACTTTTGGTTTGAAGGAATACCTTTCGCTGCTATAGCGCATAAAAGAGAAATTATTGAAGGAAGCCGTGATAAGTTTGTGATCAGAGATGAAGACACGGTCATAGTGAGTTATCCTAAATCAG GAACTAACTGGCTGACTGAGACTGTCTGCTTGATTCAGACCAAGGGAAATCCCAAATGGATCCAATCTGTGCCTTTCTGGGAACGCTCGCCCTGGATAGAGTTTCAAGACGGATATCTAACATTAATCAATAAGGAAGGACCACGCCTCATGacttcccacctccctttccaTCTTTTCCCCAAGTCTTTCTTCAGATCCAAGGCCAAG GTGATCTATATCATCAGAAATCCCAGAGATGCTCTTGTGtctgcttattttttctttcGTAACACAAAACTTATCGATAATCCAGAGTCACTAGGAACTTACTTTGAATGGTTTCTCAAAGGAAATG GTGTGGCTGGGGACTGGAAGAATCACTTTACAGTAGCTCAAGCTGAAACCTTTGATAAAGTATTCCAGGAGAAAATGGCTGGTTTTCCTCCAGGGCTGTTTCCatggaaataa
- the LOC131901892 gene encoding sulfotransferase 2A1-like isoform X1 produces MLEFSQHQDRGFGMSAYFWFEGIPFAAIAHKREIIEGSRDKFVIRDEDTVIVSYPKSGTNWLTETVCLIQTKGNPKWIQSVPFWERSPWIEFQDGYLTLINKEGPRLMTSHLPFHLFPKSFFRSKAKVIYIIRNPRDALVSAYFFFRNTKLIDNPESLGTYFEWFLKGNVLYGSWFEHTRDWLSMRGNDNFLLLSYEDMKKNTRGTIEKICDFLGKKLEPDELDLVLKYSSFEAMKENRMSNLNLHPEAVNINCLVLMRKGVAGDWKNHFTVAQAETFDKVFQEKMAGFPPGLFPWK; encoded by the exons ATGCTGGAATTCTCACAGCATCAAGACAGAGGTTTTGGGATGTCAGCCTACTTTTGGTTTGAAGGAATACCTTTCGCTGCTATAGCGCATAAAAGAGAAATTATTGAAGGAAGCCGTGATAAGTTTGTGATCAGAGATGAAGACACGGTCATAGTGAGTTATCCTAAATCAG GAACTAACTGGCTGACTGAGACTGTCTGCTTGATTCAGACCAAGGGAAATCCCAAATGGATCCAATCTGTGCCTTTCTGGGAACGCTCGCCCTGGATAGAGTTTCAAGACGGATATCTAACATTAATCAATAAGGAAGGACCACGCCTCATGacttcccacctccctttccaTCTTTTCCCCAAGTCTTTCTTCAGATCCAAGGCCAAG GTGATCTATATCATCAGAAATCCCAGAGATGCTCTTGTGtctgcttattttttctttcGTAACACAAAACTTATCGATAATCCAGAGTCACTAGGAACTTACTTTGAATGGTTTCTCAAAGGAAATG TGCTATATGGATCATGGTTTGAGCACACCCGTGACTGGCTGTCTATGAGAGGAAATGACAACTTCCTGTTACTGAGCTATGAAGACATGAAAAAG AATACAAGGGGAACCATAGAGAAGATCTGTGACTTCCTAGGAAAGAAACTGGAGCCAGATGAGCTAGATCTGGTCCTCAAGTACAGCTCCTTCGAAgctatgaaagaaaacagaatgtcTAATTTAAACCTCCACCCAGAAGCTGTGAATATTAATTGTTTGGTCCTCATGAGAAAAG GTGTGGCTGGGGACTGGAAGAATCACTTTACAGTAGCTCAAGCTGAAACCTTTGATAAAGTATTCCAGGAGAAAATGGCTGGTTTTCCTCCAGGGCTGTTTCCatggaaataa